GTGTCTCGGGCGAATTTCAATCGCTTCCTGTTCTCGATATCTCTACGGTGTTGTTCAGTCTTCGTCTTGATTTCCGATTTCAGTTGGTTCAGCTCCTCTGGGGTACCTGTGGATGAAAGCTGGATCTCAATAGCCTTGACCCGTTCTGAGCTGGCCTCGATCTCTTTTTGTAAGTGTTCTATGGTGAGAGTGATTAGATCTAGGGAGCACTTATTTAAAATGTGTTCAAATTTAGTGCAGTATTCCGGAGAATCCCGGAAAAGTGTGGGGCGTAGTGGAACCCTCAGGCCCCTCGGAATACGTTGTACCCATAGGTAGTCGGACAGCGTGGCGCAGTGGAGTTCAATGTTAATATGGTGCCTTACTTCTCGTTCCAGATCTCGTCCCCTCGTCTCACGGGGTGCAGTTTTGAGAAAGTCACAAGGATATACAGAGTGGGATAGGATACTAGTGGTCTCCTCTACATTGTAGGAGAAGGTATTGGTGGACATGACCAGGTGTGCGTGCCAACACGTATGGGAATAGTTACAGAGAATCAAAAGACGTGGGCACAGCTacttaggtgcacgggtaggttcccaagccgtatacatatagataaatagaacccggcactcaacttgagtcaaactggtggtattttatttcgtagtatgaaaaacgtttcggcctggtctggccttcgtcagttactacaatattataaagaaaaggaatgatacatacatccgtgactacatctgtaaatacatccGTAAGTACATGCAGTGTGAAATAAATCAATTAaccaaacagaaaaaagaaaaaacagaataaacaacaaaagtatatacaatgtgTCAATTGGTCATGATATGGCGATGTGAAAAACAAATATAGGTAAGAGCCATCTAGTATATCCCAGCCCTCCCAGATGGTGAGTAGAATGTGAAGAGCAAGATAACACCAACCGTACCGTACTAAGAAGAGTTTAGGAGAACCGCTGAGGAAATGCTACTGTAAGCGAGGTAAATCGCAGGGAATTCCCTGCAGGCAAAAGAAAAGGGCCTATAATATGGGTTACCAGCGAAAATCTGCTGTAGTAAAACAGTGCCAAAGGTGTAAGGGGCCCCACTAAGTGTTAATACCTTGGGAGATGTCTGTCTCCGATCAATGCCGCGGCTGCGGGCTGTGGAGGAAGAGGGGGTGATGTCAGCGTACATGCAGAATGGCATACTGGCCAGGCAATGTGTGATGCTAAGCGACGACATCGCTCCTAAGAGCGGGGGCTGAGAGGAGGGTAAGGCGGTTACCTGTAGTAGaggcgggtcaggacgcggtgtccaccgctgtcaaggaggatgcccgagtgaagggacgccagtgcggcgttccttatgtgcgcgccCGCCGAACCGGATGTGACGTACCCGGAAGTGACCGCTTGTTGTGGCCTGTGATGGACAGGAGAGAGCCGGCCAATCGTATGACTCCCCTGAGGGGGGGGCGGGACAAAACGAGGTGTGCACTGTGTTTACAAAACAGATGAGCGACCTCAGCTAGTATGGACACGGTGATGGTGGTGCTATTTATCTATATgtatacggcttgggaacctacccgtgcacctaagtAGCTGTGCCCACGTCTTTTGATTCTCTGTAACTATTCCCATACGTGTTGGCACGCACACCTGGTCATGTCCACCAATACCTTCTCCTACAATGTAGAGGAGACCACTAGTATCCTATCCCACTCTGTATATCCTTGTGACTTTCTCAAAACTGCACCCCGTGAGACGAGGGGACGAGATCTGGAACGAGAAGTAAGGCACCATATTAACATTGAACTCCACTGCGCCACGCTGTCCGAGTACCTACGGGTACAACGTATTCCGAGGGGCCTGAGGGTTCCACTACGCCCCACACTTTTCCGGGATTCTCCGGAATACTGCACTAAATTTGAACACATTTTAAATAAGTGCTCCCTAGATCTAATCACTCTCACCATAGAACACTTACAAAAAGAGATCGAGGCCAGCTCAGAACGGGTCAAGGCTATTGAGATCCAGCTTTCATCCACAGGTACCCCAGAGGAGCTGAACCAACTGAAATCGGAAATCAAGACGAAGACTGAACAACACCGTAGAGATATCGAGAACAGGAAGCGATTGAAATTCGCCCGAGACACCGAGGACTACGAGGCCAAAAGGGTgtacagatggcaggacaactaTTCCTCCTCTCGCTCCAACGTAAGAACTGGACACCGCTCCTCCACGGACTACTCCACTTCAGGATCGGAGCAAGACAGGAGCTCTTCCATTCCCAGCACGTCCCGTTTTTTAGGTCCACGCACCCAACGAGGCAGAAAAAGAGGACGCGGAGGAGTCAGAGATTTCggcagagacacagacctcacacggATCACACGTTCTCAGGTACTGAGTCTCTAATTGTGAACATTTCCTCCAGAACCCTGGGCCCATCGGACTGCAGCGTCCTACAGAAAGGACTCTCCTTCTGTCCCACCTACCGCTATCGGACCTTCGACCTGGACATGGACCTACAAAGGTTCTTCAGGTCCTTACGGTTAAAAGTCTATTTTTCTGATCCACAGAACAACATGGTACACACTCTACGACCCCCCGTAGCGCCTCAACTTCTATCAGCAGAAAGTTTAGGTTTACGCAATAAGAGCCCATTCAGTCCCCCACGGGGCTCTCACGCCCTAGAGACATTTATAATGTTCATCCAGAATTCTTTCCAGTCACTTCGGGGGGAGGTTGAAATGGGACACCTTTACTATCCCCCCAATTTAACGGTAAGTGAACGCCAGTCGCTACAATCACTTCAATCTGACTCCAGCATAataattaaaccagcagacaaggggggcgcCATTGTGATCATGGATAAGAGTGATTACTTAAAAGAAATCAGGAGACAGCTGGACAATACCACCATATACCAGAAATTGGATTCCAACCCCATCCATACCATTAGAAGTAGAATCTCGGGCATATTACAGGAATACACGACGCTAGGGGTCCTAGACCTTAAAACTTGCAATTACCTCACCAATGAACATCCGGTTACCCCAGTTTTTTACACACTTCCTAAAATCCATAAGAACCTTGAACATCCCCCTGGACGACCAATAGTGGCAGCCACTAACTCTATATTGTCCCCAATAGCTATTTTCCTAGAAAAAATTCTAACCCCACATATCCAGTCCACCAGATCATTCTTGCTGGATACAGGGGCCTTCCTGGGCATAATACGGGACCTGGATAGAGTACCAGCTGACGCCATATTGGCATCACTGGACGTAAAAGATTTATACACTTCCATCCCACATGGGGAAGGTATCAATTCCATTAGGAAACTCCTATCAACCACAGGGACACACAAGTTACAAATCGACTTGGTGGTGGAATTACTCACACTGGTTCTGGATTCAAATCACTTCTTGTTCCAGGACCAATATTACTTACAGATAcgggggaccgctatgggctccAACGTGGCGCCCCCCTACGCCAATTGCTATATGGCGGATTTCGAAGAGAGTGCCATCTACCCTGACTTGCGTTTCAGAGAGAACATTTTACTCTGGAAAcgctacatagacgatattttctgtgtctggggcggcacgttggagtccttccggtcctttgtggattttcttaaCACTGCTTGGCCTGGTATCTCCTTTACCATGACTCATGACCTACACAGAATGAATTTTCTGGACACTATGGTCATTAAAGACCACACTGGCAGATTAAGCACCGATATCCACATAAAGAACACCGACCGGAACAGCCTATTGCATTTTGACAGTTTACACCCCCACGCCATCAAAAAAGCAATTCCTAAATCCCAAATACAACGGGTAACCCGCATAGTCTCGGATAATGAGTTACGATCACAGAGAGTATCAGAAATGGAAGCCAAGTTTCAGGCACGAGGTTACCCTAGCTCGTTCCTTCAAGAATCTCGGACATCCGGCCCAAACAACAGATCGAAGTCAAAGAATCGTATTCCATTCGTCCATTCCTTCCACCCTTTTGCATATATCCTCCATAAAAATATACGCCAACACTGGCATCTACTCAGTACTGCCCATCCAGACGTACCAGAGTTCAGGGAACCTTTTCTACCGTGCTTTAGGAGACCACGTAACTTAAGAGATACACTGGTAAGAGCTGATATAGGACCAGACAAAAGGGCACCCATCCAACGGTTCCTTCAGAATCCCCGTCTCGGCACCTTCCCCtgtctccactgcacccaatgcaATAATGTTCTCAAGGGCAGCTCATTTCACCATCCATGTTCTGGTAGGGCCTTTTCTATTAAGAACTACTTTAACTGCGACTCGGCCTATGTGGTTTACctcatcaaatgcccctgcggcaTGCTCTATGTGGGAGAGACAACCCGATCCATTCGGGAACGGATCTCTAAGCATAAGTCCACGATTAGGTGTGGCAACACGCTCCTACCCATTCCACAACATTTTATATCTAAAGGCCACAACATTTCCCAGCTTATGTTTCAAGTAATTGAGCAGGTCTCAGCGCCCAGACGGGGGGGTGATagattagcctccctaaaacgtagggaggctttctggatccataCTTTGGATACCTTACACCCCAAAGGTCTAAATAGGGACTACGACCTTGTCTCCTTTACTTAAATCCCACGGGTCCGTTTCTATCTTATGGGCTCTCACCTCAGAATATTTCTAGTGGGTATTTATGCATTTATATGTACTCTCTATCTAGGGTGCTAATTGCAATAACTGTATACTTATCATGACTTCATTTAATCATCATTGTATTCTAATCATGTCTATGTCTCTAATATATTTATCTGTCTTCCTAGAGCCGTCTATATTGAACCACCAGGACTCTCCTGCCAATCCACGGGGTCACAGCTCTTAGGATATGAACTACCATCACCCCCACCTTTTCAGCACCACCATCACCGTGTCCATACTAGCTGAGGTCGCTCATCTGTTTTGTAAACACAGTGCACACCTCGTTTTGTCCCGCCCCCCCCTCAGGGGAGTCATACGATTGGCCGGCTCTCTCCTGTCCATCACAGGCCACAACAAGCGGTCACTTCCGGGTACGTCACATCCGGTTCGGCGGGtgcgcacataaggaacgccgcactggcgtcccttcactcgggcatcctccttgacagcggtggacaccgcgtcctgacccgcctCTACTACAGGTAACCGCCTTACCCTCCTCTCAGCCCCCGCTCTTAGGAGCGATGTCGTCGCTTAGCATCACACATTGCCTGGCCAGTATGCCATTCTGCATGTACGCTGACATCACCCCCTCTTCCTCCACAGCCCGCAGCCGCGGCATTGATCGGAGACAGACATCTCCCAAGGTATTAACACTTAGTGGGGCCCCTTACACCTTTGGCACTGTTTTACTACAGCAGATTTTCGCTGGTAACCCATATTATAGGCCCTTTTCTTTTGCCTGCAGGGAATTCCCTGCGATTTACCTCGCTTACAGTAGCATTTCCTCAGCGGTTCTCCTAAACTCTTCTTAGTACGGTACGGTTGGTGTTATCTTGCTCTTCACATTCTACTCACCATCTGGGAGGGCTGGGATATACTAGATGGCTCTTACCTATATTTGTTTTTCACATCGCCATATCATGACCAATTGACTTTTGTTGTttattctgttttttcttttttctgtttggtTAATTGATTTATTTCACACTGCATGTACTTACggatgtatttacagatgtagtcacggatgtatgtatcattccttttctttataatattgtagtaactgacgaaggccagaccaggccgaaacgtttttcatactacgaaataaaataccaccagtttgactcaagttgagtgccgggttctatttatctatttggccaagaataagcctcaatactggacccagctgaccatgtgcatggctcctgcacatcaggaggttattcgctttctggtgttgcataatctgcatgatgtggtcgtgttggggttgccatggctacaagcccataatccagtattagattggaaatccatgtcggtgtccagctggggttgtcaagggggtacatggtgatgttccatttctgtcaatttcgtcatccactccttctgaggtctcagagttattgtctgattaccgggatgtatttgatgagcccaagtccaataccctacctccgcatagggattgtgattgtgctatcaatttgattcctggtagtaaattcccaaaaggtcgattgtttaatttgtccgtgcctgagcacaccgctatgcgcagttatgtgaaggaatccctggagaaggggcatattcgcccgtcatcatcgccattaggagcacggttaaatttcagtaccccttgccattgttatctgatctgtttgctcggattaagggggctagttggttcacaaagatagatcttcgtggtgcgtataatctggtgcgaattaagcaaggtgatgaatggaaaactgcatttaaccccttaccggcatcggacgtactataccgtccgatgccggctcccctgctttgatgcagggctccgcggtgagcccgcaccaaagccgggatatgtcagctgttttaaacagctgacatgtgcccgtaataggcgcgggcagaatcgcgatctgcccgcacctattaactagttaaatgccgctgtcaaacgcagacagcggcatttaactaccgcttccggccgggcggccggaaatgacgtcatcgccgacccccgtcataaaagtttaaatcacccccctttcgccccaatcaaaataaatcaataaaaaaaatatcaaatctacgcatatttggtatcgccgcgctcagaatcgcccgatctatcaattaaaaaaaagtattaacctgatcgctaaacagtgtagcgggaaaaaaattcgaaacgccagaattacgtttttttggtcgccgcgacattgcattaaaatgtaataacgggcgatcaaaagaacgtatctgcaccgaaatgctatcattaaaaacgtcatctcggcacgcaaaaaataagccctcaatcgaccccagatgatgaaaaatggagacgctacgagtatcggaaaatggcgcattttttttttttttttttagcaaagtttggaattttttttcaccatttagataaaaaataacctagtcatgtttggtgtctatgaactcgtaatgacctggagaatcataatggcaggtcagttttagcatttagtgaacctagcaaaaaagccaaacaaaaaaacaatgtgggaatgcactttttttgcaatttcaccgcacttggaatttttttcccgttttctagtacacgacatgctaaaaccaatgatgtcgttcaaaagtacaacttgtcccgcaaaaaataagccctcacatggccaaattgacagaaaagtaataaagttatggctctgggaaggaggggagcgaaaaacgaacacggaaaaacgaaaaatcccccggtcatgaaggggttaatacgcccgagggtcattttgagtatctcgtgatgccgttcggacttgccaatgctccatcagtgtttcagtcctttatgcatgacatcttccgagagtacctggataaattcctgattgtgtacttggatgacattttgatcttctcggatgattgggagtctcatgtgaagcaggtcagaacggtttttcaggtcctgcgtgctaattctttgtttgtgaagggatcaaaatgtctctttggtgtgcagaaggtttcatttttggggttcatcttttccccttctactatcgagatggatcctgttaaggtccaagccatccatgattggactcagccgacatctctgaaaagtctgcaaaagttcctgggctttgctaatttttatcgtcgcttcatctgcaatttttctagtattgctaaaccattgaccgatttgaccaagaagggtgctgatgtggtcaattggtcttctgctgctgtggaagcttttcaagagttgaagcgtcgtttttcttctgcccctgtgttgtgtcaaccagatgtttcgcttccgttccaggtcgaggttgatgcttctgagattggagcaggggctgttttgtcgcagagaggttctggttgctcagtgatgaaaccatgcgctttcttttccaggaagttttcgcctgctgagcgtaattatgatgtgggcaaccgagagttgctggccatgaagtgggcattcgaggagtggcgtcattggcttgaaggagctaagcatcgcgtggtggtattgactgatcataagaacttgacttatctcgagtctgccaagcgcttgaatcctagacaagctcgttggtcgttgttttttgcccgttttgactttgtgatttcgtaccttccgggctctaaaaatgtgaaggcggaagcactgtctaggagttttgtacccgactctccgggttttgtgtctgccatctcccctgatttgcggcgggtgctgcaaaaatttcaggctaataaacctgatcgttgcccagcggagaaactgtttgtccctgataggtggacgaatagagttttctctgaacttcattgttcggtgttggctggtcatcctggaatctttggtaccagagagttagtggctagatccttttggtggccctctctgtcgcgggatgtgcgtgcttttgtgcagtcctgtgggatttgtgctcgggctaagccctgctgttctcgtgccagtgggttgcttttgcccttgccggtcccgaagaggccttggacacatatctctatggattttatttctgaccttcccgtttctcaaaagatgtcagtcatttgggtggtctgtgatcgcttttctaagatggtccatctggtacccttgtctaaattgccttcctcctctgatttggtgcctttgttcttccagcatgtggttcgtttgcatggcattccagagaatattgtttctgacagaggttcccagtttgtttcgaggttttggcgagccttttgtggtaggatgggcattgacttgtctttttcctcggctttccatcctcagactaatggccagaccgagcgaaccaatcagaccttggaaacatatctgatgtgctttgtttctgctgatcaggatgactgggtgtcctttttgcctttggctgagttcgcccttaataatcgggccagctcggctaccttggtttcaccgtttttctgcaattctgggttccatcctcgtttctcttctggacaggttgagtcttcggactgtcctggtgtggatactgtggtggacaggttgcagcagatttggactcaggtagtggacaatttgaccttgtcccaggagaaggctcaacttttcgttaatcgcagacgccgtgtgggtccccgacttcgtgttggggatctggtttggttatcttctcgtcatattcatatgaaggtttcctctcctaagtttaaacctcgttttattggtccgtataggatttctgaggttcttaatcctgtgtcttttcgtctgacccttccagattctttttccatacataacgtattccataggtcattgttgcggagatacgtggcacctatggttccatctgttgagcctcctgccccggttttggtggagggggaattggagtatattgtggagaagattttggattctcgtgtttcaagacggaaactccagtatctggttaaatggaagggttatgctcaggaggataattcctgggtttttgcctctgatgtccatgctcccgatcttgttcgtgcctttcatgtggctcatcctggtcggcctgggggctctggtgagggttcggtgacccctcctcaaagggggggtactgttgtgaattctgtggcagagttcactcctgtggtcacaagtggtacttcggctgattctctctgggatcttccgtttgtggaggaaagtggtactgcagcttctgagtttcctccctcaggtgatctggtgagctcgttagcttcttctctacttaactccacctgatgctttgatctatgcttcctgtcaatgtttcagtgtgggacttgttttttccctggatcattcctgtggcctgctgctctgcaaagctaagttttgcttatgttattttgttgctatttttctgtccagcttgctttattggtttttctcgcctgctggaagctctgagacgcagagggaccacctccgtaccgttagtcggtgcggagggtctttttgtcccctctgcgtggttttttataggtttttgtgctgaccgcaaagttatcttccctatcctcgttctgttcagctagtcgggcctcactttgctaaatctgtttcatctctatgtttgtgttttcatcttactcacagtcattatatgtggggggctgccttttcctttggggaatttctctgaggcaaggtaggcttatttttctatcttcaggattagctagtttctcaggctgtgacgaggcgcctaggttctggtcaggagcgctccacggctacctttagtgtggtttgataggcttagggattgcggtctgcagagttcccacgtctcagagctcgttctattattttaggttattgtcagttcactgtatgtgctctgacctccatgtccattgtgattctgaattgcctttcataacagttgccttatactcagtcagagaCACTCCAAGAGGTCCCACTAAACTCACACCAttcgagattctttttgggggcctccaaggttgggtcaatattttccacaataGCTAGCCTTAGGAAATGATACTCTTGTAAAtgatgtaattgtccttactaaagaactgtcagtaacacatgtacaagttttatcattcATTCCAGATCCAGAtaccagtgaaggtacccatgctttccaacctggtgactacgtgctggtaaagaagttcatcagaaagacatccctggagtcgagatttgagggtccctgccaagtgctcctgactactccaaCTTCGGTCAGGGTTGCTAAGCGCCTCCTGGATCCATCTttcacattataaacttgttagacagttaggaaCAGAGTAgaatctgacctgcttgtcaaagtccagctacaaagggaggttttccacaagggaaaaacttgtctcaaactggtgaaaactccaattcccccctcccgggtgagacggtcagatctaggatgtgttacatcagggtgggtcacatgtgtattttatgtaaccatggagatgggagattggagagtaatagatccagcaggtagaaaagtcccgaggacaTGGGTAACATGCTCTGATATACCTCCTCGGTATACCcataattggtcacacattctctggtgtcaatagcatccgtattgtcatgaagcctctgatgtcatagtgacactaaacactggtgggttagggaaccacggtgggatcaagaaaaaaaagttaataaagtatttagggggactgttgaggagagccataagatcaaatacttaattaacctcaagacataagagattgagagaagcga
The Ranitomeya imitator isolate aRanImi1 chromosome 3, aRanImi1.pri, whole genome shotgun sequence genome window above contains:
- the LOC138671990 gene encoding uncharacterized protein; the protein is MSTNTFSYNVEETTSILSHSVYPCDFLKTAPRETRGRDLEREVRHHINIELHCATLSEYLRVQRIPRGLRVPLRPTLFRDSPEYCTKFEHILNKCSLDLITLTIEHLQKEIEASSERVKAIEIQLSSTGTPEELNQLKSEIKTKTEQHRRDIENRKRLKFARDTEDYEAKRVYRWQDNYSSSRSNVRTGHRSSTDYSTSGSEQDRSSSIPSTSRFLGPRTQRGRKRGRGGVRDFGRDTDLTRITRSQSRLY